One genomic window of Streptomonospora nanhaiensis includes the following:
- a CDS encoding RNA polymerase sigma factor SigF gives MFERLSELPEDAPERQRIRDELVELHLPLVEYLARRFRNRGEWLDDLTQVATIGLIKSIDRFDLERGVEFSTYATPTIVGEIKRHFRDKGWAVRVPRRLQELKLSLTKAVSDLSQREGRAPTVHELAEHLGMTEEEVLEGLESANAYSTVSLDAPDSGDEDAPAVADSLGIIDDSLEGVEYRESLKPLLEQLPPREKRILLLRFFGNMTQSQIAQELGISQMHVSRLLARTLAQLRQALTTDD, from the coding sequence CTGTTCGAGCGCCTGAGCGAGCTTCCCGAGGACGCTCCCGAACGGCAGCGCATCCGCGACGAACTGGTCGAGCTGCACCTGCCCCTCGTCGAGTACCTCGCCCGGCGCTTCCGCAACCGGGGCGAGTGGCTCGACGACCTCACGCAGGTCGCCACGATCGGCCTGATCAAGTCGATCGACCGCTTCGACCTCGAACGCGGCGTGGAGTTCTCCACCTACGCCACTCCCACCATCGTGGGCGAGATCAAGCGGCACTTCCGCGACAAGGGCTGGGCGGTGCGGGTTCCGCGCCGGCTCCAGGAGCTGAAGCTGTCGCTGACCAAGGCCGTCAGCGACCTCTCCCAACGCGAGGGCCGCGCACCGACCGTCCACGAGCTTGCCGAGCACCTGGGCATGACCGAGGAGGAGGTGCTGGAGGGCCTGGAGTCCGCCAACGCCTACTCCACGGTGTCCCTGGACGCCCCCGACAGCGGCGACGAGGACGCCCCGGCGGTCGCCGACTCCCTGGGCATCATCGACGACTCCCTCGAAGGCGTGGAGTACCGCGAGTCGCTCAAGCCGCTGCTGGAGCAGCTGCCCCCGCGCGAGAAGCGCATCCTGCTGCTCCGGTTCTTCGGCAACATGACCCAGTCGCAGATCGCCCAGGAGCTGGGGATCTCCCAGATGCACGTGTCGCGGCTGCTGGCGCGCACGCTGGCCCAGCTGCGGCAGGCGCTCACCACCGACGACTGA
- a CDS encoding anti-sigma factor, translating into MTEETAAPSAGATEVRDAVTVRMPADSAYLSVLRTATAGLAARLDFTLDEIEDLRIGVDEACAMLLTQALPGTDLTTDFELTGDGMRISVSVLTADGRLPARDTFAWTVLSALAGEVDAGVGPDDRVSIVLHKRRGMVESA; encoded by the coding sequence GTGACCGAAGAAACCGCCGCACCGTCCGCCGGTGCCACCGAGGTACGCGACGCCGTCACCGTCAGGATGCCGGCCGACAGCGCCTACCTCAGCGTGCTGCGCACGGCCACGGCGGGCCTGGCGGCCCGACTCGACTTCACCCTCGACGAGATCGAGGACCTGCGCATCGGTGTCGACGAAGCCTGCGCGATGCTGCTCACCCAGGCGCTGCCGGGCACGGACCTGACCACCGACTTCGAACTCACCGGCGACGGCATGCGCATCTCCGTCTCGGTGCTGACCGCCGACGGCCGGCTCCCCGCGCGCGACACGTTCGCCTGGACCGTCCTCTCGGCGCTTGCCGGAGAGGTCGACGCCGGTGTCGGCCCTGACGACCGCGTCTCCATCGTCCTGCACAAACGCCGCGGCATGGTGGAGTCGGCGTGA
- a CDS encoding GNAT family N-acetyltransferase, with protein sequence MIRPARPDDVPEIHRLVRELAEYEKSLEEATATEEQLRTALFGEDPAAWVHIAEHVPDDGGPAVVAGFALWFRNFSTWTGNPGVYLEDLYVRPEYRGRGYGKALLVELARICVERGYDRLQWWVLDWNTPSIEFYRSLGARPMDEWTTMRVDGPALRSLAG encoded by the coding sequence GTGATCCGCCCCGCCCGCCCCGACGACGTGCCCGAGATCCACCGGCTGGTCCGCGAGCTGGCCGAGTACGAGAAGTCGCTGGAGGAGGCCACCGCCACCGAGGAGCAGCTGCGCACGGCGCTGTTCGGCGAGGACCCGGCCGCCTGGGTGCACATCGCCGAGCACGTGCCCGACGACGGCGGCCCCGCCGTGGTCGCCGGGTTCGCGCTGTGGTTCCGCAACTTCTCCACCTGGACCGGCAACCCCGGCGTCTACCTGGAGGACCTCTACGTCCGCCCCGAGTACCGGGGCCGGGGCTACGGCAAGGCGCTGCTGGTGGAGCTGGCCCGCATCTGCGTCGAGCGGGGCTACGACCGCCTGCAGTGGTGGGTGCTGGACTGGAACACCCCCTCGATCGAGTTCTACCGCTCGCTGGGCGCCCGGCCCATGGACGAGTGGACGACGATGCGCGTCGACGGCCCGGCGCTGCGCTCGCTGGCCGGTTAG
- a CDS encoding amino acid ABC transporter ATP-binding protein — MVVAENVHKSFGRLEVLRGIDLEVRRGEVMCVVGPSGSGKSTFLRCINHLEKITAGRLWVNGHLMGYRQRGGRLYELHDTQVARQRRGIGMVFQNFNLFPHMTVLGNVMEAPVQVNREPRGEARENALRLLARVGLEEKAGAYPRQLSGGQQQRVAIARALAMRPDLMLFDEPTSALDPELVGEVLDVMKGLAEEGMTMVVVTHEMGFAREVGDSLVFMDGGVVVESGSPREVLGNPRQERTKAFLSKVL, encoded by the coding sequence ATGGTGGTCGCCGAGAACGTGCACAAGAGCTTCGGGCGGCTGGAGGTGCTGCGCGGCATCGACCTGGAGGTCCGGCGCGGCGAGGTGATGTGCGTGGTCGGGCCCTCGGGCTCGGGCAAGTCCACCTTCCTGCGCTGCATCAACCACCTGGAGAAGATCACCGCCGGGCGGCTGTGGGTCAACGGCCACCTCATGGGCTACCGCCAGCGCGGCGGGCGGCTGTATGAGCTGCACGACACCCAGGTGGCCCGCCAGCGGCGCGGGATCGGGATGGTGTTCCAGAACTTCAACCTGTTCCCGCACATGACCGTGCTGGGCAACGTCATGGAGGCGCCGGTCCAGGTCAACCGCGAGCCCCGCGGCGAGGCGCGCGAGAACGCGCTGCGGCTGCTGGCGCGCGTGGGTCTGGAGGAGAAGGCGGGGGCCTACCCCCGCCAGCTCTCGGGCGGGCAGCAGCAGCGCGTGGCCATCGCGCGGGCGCTGGCCATGCGGCCCGACCTCATGCTGTTCGACGAGCCCACCAGCGCGCTGGACCCCGAACTCGTCGGCGAGGTGCTGGACGTGATGAAGGGCCTGGCCGAGGAGGGCATGACCATGGTCGTGGTCACCCACGAGATGGGATTCGCCCGCGAGGTCGGCGACAGCCTGGTGTTCATGGACGGCGGCGTGGTGGTGGAGTCGGGCTCTCCTCGCGAGGTGCTCGGCAACCCCCGGCAGGAGCGCACCAAGGCGTTCCTCTCCAAGGTCCTCTGA
- a CDS encoding amino acid ABC transporter permease produces the protein MSTSDDDTAGTAGARPSDGTAAGQSPPEAIKAVPVRHPGRWVAAALLLLFAAMFVNMLVTNDAFDWPFLFENMFSQPVLVGVRTTLILAAVSLAIGIVIGIVVAIMRLSDNPILVGLGWLYTWFFRAVPRIVLCVLFGNIAILYQTLEFGIPFDNYWLPLLGIEGDARFYSVPMTTLLSPFVAAVIALSLSQGGYMAEIVRAGLLSVDKGQSEAAQALGMSRGQVLRRITLPQALRVIVPPTGNEASAILKDTSLVSAIPLTTELFFQLQQVGARTFNLFPMLVAACLWYLMITSVLMVGQYYLERSFTRGDRGAQEQVRRIKSRAAS, from the coding sequence GTGAGCACTTCTGACGACGACACCGCCGGCACCGCCGGCGCCCGGCCGTCGGACGGCACGGCGGCCGGCCAGTCCCCTCCCGAGGCCATCAAGGCGGTCCCGGTGCGCCACCCGGGCCGCTGGGTCGCGGCGGCCCTGCTGCTGCTGTTCGCCGCGATGTTCGTGAACATGCTGGTCACGAACGACGCCTTCGACTGGCCCTTCCTGTTCGAGAACATGTTCTCCCAGCCGGTGCTGGTCGGTGTGCGCACCACGCTGATCCTGGCGGCGGTGTCGCTGGCGATCGGCATCGTCATCGGCATCGTCGTGGCCATCATGCGGCTGTCGGACAACCCGATCCTGGTCGGCCTGGGCTGGCTCTACACCTGGTTCTTCCGGGCGGTGCCCCGGATCGTGCTGTGCGTGCTGTTCGGCAACATCGCGATCCTGTACCAGACCCTGGAGTTCGGGATCCCGTTCGACAACTACTGGCTGCCGCTGCTGGGGATCGAGGGCGACGCCCGCTTCTACTCGGTGCCCATGACCACCCTGCTGAGCCCGTTCGTGGCGGCCGTGATCGCGCTGTCGCTGTCGCAGGGCGGCTACATGGCCGAGATCGTGCGCGCGGGCCTGCTGTCGGTCGACAAGGGCCAGAGCGAGGCCGCCCAGGCGCTGGGCATGAGCCGCGGCCAGGTGCTGCGGCGGATCACGCTGCCCCAGGCGCTGCGGGTCATCGTGCCGCCCACGGGCAACGAGGCGTCGGCCATCCTGAAGGACACGTCGCTGGTGTCGGCCATTCCCCTGACCACGGAGCTGTTCTTCCAGCTCCAGCAGGTCGGCGCGCGCACCTTCAACCTGTTCCCGATGCTGGTGGCGGCCTGCCTGTGGTACCTGATGATCACCAGCGTGCTGATGGTGGGCCAGTACTACCTGGAGCGCAGCTTCACCCGCGGCGACCGGGGGGCGCAGGAGCAGGTGCGGCGGATCAAGAGTAGGGCGGCGAGTTGA
- a CDS encoding ABC transporter substrate-binding protein, with product MLKHLAVPAVHLRRAPYLAGAVAAVLALSACGGGDGSGGGGGGEEDPTAIPTETPSVEADPELAEMVPQELRDEGTITIGTDSSYAPSEFLAPDGSTIVGFDVQLFNAVAAKLDLQPKWESASFGTIVEGVDTGKYDVGVSSFTINEERLEQANMVSYYTVGTQWFTAAGNPDGVDPDNACGLNVAVQANTVQVEDIQARSEQCEEDGKEPITINQFEGQDQATESIISGRNDAGLADMPVAVYAVQQTGGQLETLGEQYEAAPYGAVVAKDNTELAEAIAAGYQSIMDDGTYTEILANWELDEQGTLDKAEVNPELEG from the coding sequence ATGCTGAAGCACCTGGCCGTGCCGGCAGTCCACCTCAGACGCGCCCCGTACCTGGCGGGCGCCGTGGCCGCCGTGCTGGCGCTGTCCGCCTGCGGGGGCGGCGACGGCTCGGGCGGTGGCGGCGGAGGCGAGGAGGACCCCACGGCCATCCCCACCGAGACCCCCTCGGTCGAGGCCGACCCCGAACTGGCCGAGATGGTCCCCCAGGAGCTTCGCGACGAGGGCACCATCACCATCGGCACCGACTCCAGCTACGCCCCCTCGGAGTTCCTGGCCCCCGACGGCTCCACCATCGTCGGCTTCGACGTGCAGCTGTTCAACGCGGTCGCGGCCAAGCTGGACCTCCAGCCCAAGTGGGAGAGCGCCTCGTTCGGCACGATCGTCGAGGGTGTGGACACCGGCAAGTACGACGTCGGCGTCTCGTCCTTCACGATCAACGAGGAGCGCCTGGAGCAGGCCAACATGGTCAGCTACTACACCGTGGGCACCCAGTGGTTCACCGCCGCGGGCAACCCGGACGGTGTCGACCCCGACAACGCCTGCGGCCTCAACGTCGCCGTGCAGGCCAACACCGTCCAGGTCGAGGACATCCAGGCCCGCAGCGAGCAGTGCGAGGAGGACGGCAAGGAGCCGATCACGATCAACCAGTTCGAGGGCCAGGACCAGGCCACCGAGTCGATCATCTCCGGCCGCAACGACGCCGGCCTGGCCGACATGCCGGTGGCGGTCTACGCGGTGCAGCAGACCGGCGGCCAACTGGAGACCCTGGGCGAGCAGTACGAGGCCGCCCCCTACGGCGCGGTGGTCGCCAAGGACAACACCGAACTGGCCGAGGCCATCGCCGCCGGCTACCAGAGCATCATGGACGACGGCACCTACACCGAGATCCTCGCCAACTGGGAACTGGACGAGCAGGGCACCCTGGACAAGGCCGAGGTCAACCCGGAGCTTGAGGGTTAG
- a CDS encoding NAD(P)-dependent malic enzyme translates to MSITDSHSRLDDDPAFALHQGGKLHVEPSVEVTDHEGLALAYTPGVARVCTAIADTPELVNTYTWKSSVVAVVTDGSAVLGLGDIGPEASLPVMEGKALLFRQFAGVDAVPIALSCDGVDDIVETVARMAPSFGGINLEDIAAPRCFEIERRLRERLDIPVFHDDQHGTAIVTVAALRNAARLTGRTLADLRVVVSGAGAAGVAVTKMLVDGGIGDIAVADSKGVIYSGREGLTPVKEELAAISNRAGLQGSIETALEGADVFIGLSAGEVPESVVATMAPQATVFAMANPNPEVHPEVARRHASVVATGRSDFPNQINNVLAFPGVFRGALDARATDVTEAMKLAAADAIADLVGDDLSADYIIPSTFDERVVPAVAAAVAEQARSDGVARS, encoded by the coding sequence ATGTCGATCACTGATTCCCATTCCCGGCTGGACGACGATCCGGCGTTCGCGCTGCACCAGGGCGGCAAGCTGCACGTGGAGCCGTCCGTGGAGGTCACCGACCACGAGGGGCTCGCCCTCGCCTACACCCCCGGGGTGGCCCGGGTGTGCACCGCGATCGCCGACACGCCCGAACTCGTCAACACCTACACCTGGAAGAGCTCGGTCGTGGCCGTGGTCACCGACGGCTCGGCGGTGCTGGGGCTGGGCGACATCGGGCCCGAGGCGTCCCTGCCGGTGATGGAGGGCAAGGCCCTGCTGTTCCGCCAGTTCGCCGGGGTCGACGCCGTGCCGATCGCGCTGTCCTGCGACGGCGTGGACGACATCGTCGAGACCGTGGCGCGCATGGCCCCGTCCTTCGGCGGTATCAACCTGGAGGACATCGCGGCGCCGCGCTGCTTCGAGATCGAGCGCCGGCTGCGCGAGCGCCTGGACATCCCGGTGTTCCACGACGACCAGCACGGCACCGCCATCGTGACCGTGGCGGCCCTGCGCAACGCCGCGCGGCTGACCGGGCGCACGCTGGCCGACCTGCGGGTGGTGGTCTCGGGCGCGGGCGCCGCCGGGGTCGCGGTCACCAAGATGCTGGTCGACGGCGGGATCGGCGACATCGCCGTGGCCGACAGCAAGGGCGTCATCTACTCCGGGCGCGAGGGCCTGACCCCCGTCAAGGAGGAGCTGGCGGCCATCAGCAACCGCGCCGGGCTGCAGGGGTCGATCGAGACCGCGCTGGAGGGCGCCGACGTCTTCATCGGCCTGTCGGCCGGCGAGGTCCCCGAGTCGGTCGTGGCCACCATGGCGCCCCAGGCGACCGTGTTCGCGATGGCCAATCCCAACCCCGAGGTCCACCCCGAGGTCGCGCGCCGCCACGCCAGTGTCGTGGCCACCGGGCGCAGCGACTTCCCCAACCAGATCAACAACGTGCTGGCGTTCCCCGGAGTGTTCCGCGGGGCGCTGGACGCGCGGGCCACGGACGTCACCGAGGCCATGAAGCTGGCCGCGGCCGACGCGATCGCCGACCTGGTGGGCGACGACCTGTCGGCCGACTACATCATCCCCAGCACCTTCGACGAGCGGGTGGTGCCGGCGGTGGCCGCCGCGGTCGCCGAGCAGGCGCGCAGCGACGGTGTTGCCCGTTCGTAG
- a CDS encoding DUF397 domain-containing protein, whose amino-acid sequence MSGVAFEPKDAAGARWRRSTYSGTGGGQCVEVTERHAGVWVRDSRVPEGAVLSFPADAWAAFIEAAVREDL is encoded by the coding sequence GTGAGCGGGGTTGCCTTTGAGCCGAAGGACGCGGCGGGGGCGCGATGGCGCCGGAGCACCTACAGCGGGACGGGAGGAGGACAGTGCGTCGAGGTGACCGAGCGGCACGCCGGTGTCTGGGTGCGCGACTCCCGGGTGCCCGAAGGGGCCGTGCTGAGCTTCCCCGCTGACGCGTGGGCGGCCTTCATCGAGGCCGCCGTGCGCGAGGACCTCTAG
- a CDS encoding Scr1 family TA system antitoxin-like transcriptional regulator, whose protein sequence is MAPAHNPTARRRRLGVELRRLRENAGMTGEEAAELMSWSGSKLSRIERGQVATNSDDVRDLLELYGVDDPALRQTLVMLARESRRRGWWHVYGDVMPERFEVYLGLEPEATMLRFFQAQIVPGLFQTAEYAEALMQAHPAPVSDDEVKRRTELRIRRQELLFSESPPHIWALLDESVLYRPIGGPQVMAAQLRHLLEIHERSHVTIQIVPFNAGAHSGLNGSFDILEFPESDIHAPRLVHVENLTSSLYIEKAKEVRFYTVAFEHLRTAALHPERTREVIGDVERRLRAEVERGNEVET, encoded by the coding sequence GTGGCACCCGCTCACAACCCCACGGCCCGCCGACGCCGCCTGGGCGTCGAATTGCGCCGTCTTCGGGAAAACGCCGGAATGACCGGTGAAGAGGCCGCCGAGCTCATGTCGTGGTCGGGCAGCAAGCTGTCCCGGATCGAGCGCGGCCAGGTCGCCACGAATTCCGACGACGTTCGCGACCTGCTCGAACTCTACGGCGTCGACGACCCCGCGCTGCGCCAGACGCTGGTGATGCTCGCGCGGGAGTCCCGCCGCCGCGGCTGGTGGCATGTCTACGGCGACGTGATGCCCGAGCGCTTCGAGGTGTACCTCGGCCTCGAACCCGAGGCGACCATGCTGCGCTTCTTCCAGGCCCAGATCGTACCGGGGCTTTTCCAGACCGCGGAATACGCCGAGGCGCTGATGCAGGCGCACCCCGCCCCGGTTTCGGACGACGAGGTCAAACGCCGCACGGAGCTGCGCATCCGGCGCCAGGAACTGCTCTTCAGCGAGTCGCCCCCGCACATCTGGGCACTCCTGGACGAGTCAGTACTCTACCGACCAATCGGCGGTCCGCAGGTCATGGCCGCACAACTACGGCATTTGCTTGAGATACATGAAAGATCGCACGTAACCATACAGATCGTGCCGTTCAACGCCGGTGCTCATTCAGGTCTTAACGGATCTTTCGACATCCTTGAGTTCCCAGAGTCCGACATCCACGCGCCGCGCCTCGTACATGTGGAGAATCTGACGAGCAGCCTCTACATCGAAAAGGCCAAAGAAGTGCGCTTCTACACCGTCGCGTTCGAGCACCTGCGGACTGCGGCGCTGCATCCCGAGCGCACCCGCGAGGTCATCGGCGACGTGGAGCGGCGCCTTCGGGCCGAGGTGGAGAGGGGGAATGAAGTTGAGACATGA
- a CDS encoding zinc-binding dehydrogenase, producing MFAITAARIDKTNPLSGLEAGERPDPAPPEGWTTVTVKAAALNHHDLWSLRGVGLSPDRLPMVLGCDAAGVDEDGNEVVVHAVIGDPDAGGGDETRDPRRSLLSEVHPGTLAEKVAVPRRNLVPKPPELSFEEAACLPTAWLTAYRMLFTRAALGPGSTVLVQGAGGGVASALIRLASATGHRVYATSRDAAKRDRALRLGAYAALPTGERLPEKVDAVFESVGEATWAHSVRSLRPGGSIIVCGATSGEAPPAELTRTFFLQLSVIGSTMGTRDELRRLTEFCARTGVRPEIDRVLPLERAAEGFAAMEQGELFGKVVFRVGS from the coding sequence ATGTTCGCTATCACCGCCGCACGCATCGACAAGACGAACCCCCTGTCCGGTCTCGAAGCGGGTGAGCGTCCCGATCCCGCGCCGCCGGAGGGCTGGACCACGGTCACCGTGAAGGCCGCCGCGCTCAACCACCACGACCTGTGGAGCCTGCGCGGCGTGGGGCTGTCACCGGACCGGCTGCCGATGGTCCTGGGATGCGATGCCGCCGGTGTGGACGAGGACGGCAACGAGGTGGTGGTGCACGCCGTCATCGGCGACCCCGACGCCGGCGGCGGCGACGAGACCCGCGACCCCCGCCGCTCGCTGCTGTCGGAGGTCCACCCCGGCACGCTGGCCGAAAAGGTCGCGGTGCCGCGCCGCAACCTCGTGCCCAAGCCGCCGGAGCTGTCGTTCGAGGAGGCGGCCTGCCTGCCCACCGCCTGGCTCACGGCCTACCGCATGCTGTTCACCCGCGCCGCGCTGGGCCCGGGCTCCACCGTGCTGGTCCAGGGCGCCGGGGGCGGTGTCGCCAGCGCCCTCATCCGGCTCGCGAGCGCCACGGGGCACCGGGTGTACGCCACGAGCCGCGACGCCGCCAAGCGCGACCGCGCCCTGCGCCTGGGCGCCTACGCGGCCCTGCCCACGGGCGAGCGGCTGCCGGAGAAGGTCGACGCGGTGTTCGAGAGCGTCGGCGAGGCCACGTGGGCGCACTCGGTGCGGTCCCTGCGGCCCGGGGGCTCGATCATCGTCTGCGGCGCCACCAGCGGCGAGGCGCCGCCGGCCGAGCTGACGCGGACGTTCTTCCTCCAGTTGTCGGTCATCGGCTCCACCATGGGCACCCGCGACGAACTCCGCCGCCTCACCGAGTTCTGCGCCCGCACCGGGGTGCGCCCCGAGATCGACCGGGTGCTCCCCCTGGAGCGCGCGGCCGAGGGCTTCGCGGCGATGGAGCAGGGGGAGCTGTTCGGCAAGGTCGTGTTCCGGGTCGGCTCCTGA
- a CDS encoding helix-turn-helix transcriptional regulator produces MSTIFGHGRLRLYLLKLLDESPRHGYEIISLLRDRFLGVYSPSPGTIYPRLARLEEEGLVTHEEVNGRKVYRLTDKGREELRNRRSDLDDLEREITDSVRDVAQAVKEDVRHTISSLRRDLKSAGAGRRPRGEERRAGDSAGTGAQAGAGTGAGAAGSPSGEGEATGQGTRSGTWWGRDWERFATGFGPWGRRSSSERPEFDEALRDFTERVRGVVREAGHVGESAAHDLRRILDDTIEVIRRDVAAWGPRESGGASTPESSGTADRPDAEGTAGAAASADAPGSAGAPGAAGGTRPGGAAEAVQDSSPDGGAGTPAAGPRDPWGAAVGEEAPQPGSGHGGTPSATETAAGDPWGTAVGEGAQERSGTGAAQGAAEDGPAENPAGAGGTGATGAPAGDPWGTAVSEDAEQRREERGNGSTGG; encoded by the coding sequence ATGAGCACCATCTTCGGACACGGACGCCTGCGGCTCTACCTGCTCAAGCTGCTGGACGAGAGCCCGCGGCACGGCTACGAGATCATCAGCCTGCTGCGCGACCGCTTCCTGGGGGTGTACTCCCCCTCCCCCGGCACCATCTACCCTCGCCTGGCGCGGCTGGAGGAGGAGGGGCTGGTCACCCACGAGGAGGTCAACGGCCGCAAGGTCTACCGCCTCACCGACAAGGGCCGCGAGGAGCTGCGCAACCGCCGCTCCGACCTGGACGACCTGGAGCGCGAGATCACCGACTCGGTGCGCGACGTCGCCCAGGCGGTCAAGGAGGACGTCCGGCACACCATCAGCTCGCTGCGCCGGGATCTGAAGTCCGCCGGGGCCGGTCGGCGCCCGCGCGGCGAGGAGCGGCGCGCCGGGGACTCCGCCGGCACGGGCGCCCAGGCCGGCGCCGGGACCGGTGCGGGCGCGGCCGGGTCGCCCTCGGGCGAGGGCGAGGCCACCGGCCAGGGCACCCGCTCCGGGACCTGGTGGGGCCGCGACTGGGAGCGGTTCGCCACCGGGTTCGGCCCGTGGGGCAGGCGCTCCTCAAGCGAGCGCCCCGAGTTCGACGAGGCGCTGCGCGACTTCACCGAGCGGGTGCGCGGCGTGGTGCGCGAGGCCGGCCACGTGGGCGAGTCGGCGGCGCACGATTTGCGGCGCATCCTGGACGACACCATCGAGGTCATCCGCCGCGACGTCGCGGCGTGGGGCCCGCGCGAGTCCGGAGGGGCGTCCACGCCGGAGTCCTCCGGCACGGCCGACCGGCCGGACGCCGAAGGCACGGCGGGTGCGGCGGCCTCAGCGGACGCGCCGGGGTCGGCGGGCGCCCCCGGCGCGGCGGGCGGCACCCGGCCCGGCGGCGCGGCCGAGGCGGTGCAGGACTCCTCCCCCGACGGCGGCGCCGGGACACCGGCGGCGGGCCCGCGCGACCCCTGGGGCGCCGCGGTGGGCGAGGAGGCCCCTCAGCCGGGCTCCGGCCACGGGGGCACCCCCTCCGCCACCGAGACGGCCGCGGGCGACCCCTGGGGCACCGCCGTGGGCGAGGGAGCCCAGGAGCGGTCCGGTACCGGAGCGGCGCAGGGCGCGGCCGAGGACGGCCCCGCCGAGAACCCGGCCGGCGCCGGTGGCACCGGTGCCACCGGCGCGCCCGCGGGCGACCCCTGGGGCACCGCCGTCAGCGAGGACGCCGAGCAGCGGCGCGAGGAGCGCGGCAACGGGTCCACCGGCGGCTGA
- a CDS encoding DUF4097 family beta strand repeat-containing protein: MARWTIDQPTTRTLDGIVALRVRIIGGHVNILPTDDPVTVEVSDIVGEPVLLTQEAGILTVTYEDLTGSGLLERLRPVQLSGYRGVNRRAATVSLRVPRDCPVEVTTLSAPVVVAGLTAKTQLRTASADITADGLGGEVEVNTVSGSVSARNLHGNLRFNTVNGQVAVAGGRLSDLSGKTASGAFLADVEVAPSGRVRLGSISGEIALRVPAETSAAVELRSATGKLSSDFTLDRRDLPGRGGLSGKIGGGVDPAAISTTTVSGSVALLRREPDAPAAIPRGNDA, translated from the coding sequence ATGGCGCGTTGGACCATCGACCAGCCGACGACACGGACCCTCGACGGGATCGTGGCGCTGCGCGTCCGTATCATCGGCGGTCATGTCAACATCCTGCCCACGGACGACCCGGTCACCGTGGAGGTCTCCGACATCGTCGGCGAGCCGGTGCTCCTCACGCAGGAGGCGGGCATCCTCACCGTCACCTATGAGGACCTCACCGGCAGCGGGCTGCTGGAGCGCCTGCGCCCGGTGCAGCTGTCGGGGTACCGGGGGGTGAACCGGCGCGCCGCCACGGTGAGTCTGCGGGTGCCGCGCGACTGCCCGGTCGAGGTGACCACGCTCTCGGCGCCCGTGGTGGTGGCCGGGCTGACCGCCAAGACGCAGCTGCGCACCGCCTCGGCCGACATCACCGCCGACGGGCTCGGCGGAGAGGTCGAGGTCAACACCGTCTCCGGCAGCGTCTCCGCCCGCAACCTCCACGGCAACCTGCGCTTCAACACCGTCAACGGGCAGGTCGCGGTCGCCGGCGGCCGGCTGTCCGACCTCAGCGGCAAGACCGCCTCGGGCGCGTTCCTGGCCGATGTCGAGGTCGCGCCGTCGGGCCGGGTCCGGCTGGGCTCCATCTCCGGCGAGATCGCCCTGCGCGTGCCCGCCGAGACCTCGGCCGCCGTCGAACTCCGCTCGGCCACCGGCAAGCTGTCCTCGGACTTCACCCTGGACCGGCGCGACCTGCCCGGCCGCGGCGGGCTCAGCGGGAAGATCGGCGGCGGTGTCGACCCCGCCGCGATCTCCACCACCACCGTCTCGGGCTCGGTCGCGCTGCTCCGCCGCGAGCCCGACGCCCCTGCCGCCATCCCGAGGGGGAACGACGCATGA
- a CDS encoding DUF6104 family protein, with translation MYYTDRGIEELEQRRGEDEVTLAWLAEQLRVFTDLHPEFETPVERLATWLARLDDDVDDLED, from the coding sequence ATGTACTACACCGACCGTGGAATCGAGGAGCTGGAGCAGCGCCGCGGCGAGGACGAGGTCACCCTGGCCTGGCTCGCGGAGCAGCTGCGCGTCTTCACCGACCTCCACCCCGAGTTCGAGACCCCCGTGGAGCGGCTCGCCACCTGGCTGGCCCGCCTCGACGACGACGTCGACGACCTTGAGGACTGA